The Argentina anserina chromosome 3, drPotAnse1.1, whole genome shotgun sequence genome includes a region encoding these proteins:
- the LOC126787768 gene encoding (-)-germacrene D synthase-like, whose amino-acid sequence MSLTTFDGVASRAHQILNASTNADTRRSANFHPSIWGDRFLSYNNIAETNMKGEQHVQQLKEEVKRMLIMTLPVETGLEKLELIDDIERLGVSYHFEYEIDQTMQQIHDNVNGYCDGDLHTCALRFRLLRQHGYNVSCDMFNKFKDSDGKLKESLHDDVVGLQSLYEATHLRVRGEDFLEEALTFATTRLESAANRLSPPLSKQVSHALNQPLRKGLPRLEARHNMSLHQELHRSRNQILLNFAKLDFNLLQKVHQKELSDIARWWKELDFASKLPFARDRVIECYFWILGVYFEPQYSFARRILTKVIAMTSTIDDIYDVYGTLEELDLFTRAIERWDISAMDELPEYMKVAYEALLDVYAEAEQELASEGESYHIDYAKEAMKRLVRAYHAEAKWFHKNYTPSMDEYMEVALITSAYSMLATTAFVGMGDIVTKESFEWIFSDPKIVKASAVVCRLMDDIVSHKFEQKRGHVASAVECYMMQYGATEEDTIVEFRKQVSDAWKDINEECLRPTPLDMPLLMRVLNLTRVIDVVYKSEDGYTHAGTVLKDFVASLLIDPVTV is encoded by the exons ATGTCTCTCACTACTTTTGACGGTGTAGCTTCTCGAGCTCATCAAATTTTGAACGCCTCGACTAATGCCGATACTCGGCGTTCCGCTAACTTCCATCCCAGTATTTGGGGAGATCGGTTTCTGTCTTACAACAACATTGCG GAAACTAACATGAAAGGTGAGCAACATGTCCAACAACTGAAGGAAGAAGTGAAGAGAATGCTAATTATGACTCTGCCGGTTGAAACTGGTTTGGAAAAACTGGAGTTGATTGACGACATCGAGCGCTTAGGCGTGTCTTACCATTTTGAATATGAGATTGACCAAACTATGCAGCAAATTCACGACAACGTCAATGGCTACTGTGATGGGGACCTGCACACTTGTGCTCTTCGTTTTCGCTTGCTAAGGCAGCATGGTTATAATGTTTCTTGTG ATATGTTCAACAAGTTCAAGGATAGTGATGGGAAATTAAAGGAATCACTTCACGACGATGTGGTAGGATTGCAAAGCTTGTATGAAGCCACACATCTTAGGGTGAGAGGAGAGGATTTTCTGGAAGAAGCACTCACCTTCGCTACTACACGTCTGGAGTCGGCTGCAAATCGATTAAGCCCTCCGCTTTCGAAACAAGTAAGTCATGCCTTGAATCAACCCCTTCGGAAGGGCTTACCCAGGCTTGAAGCGAGGCACAACATGTCTCTCCACCAGGAACTACACCGATCACGTAACCAAATCTTGCTGAATTTTGCAAAACTGGATTTCAACCTGCTCCAAAAAGTACATCAGAAAGAACTGAGTGATATTGCAAG GTGGTGGAAGGAGTTGGACTTTGCTAGCAAACTGCCATTTGCAAGAGATAGAGTAATTGAGTGCTACTTCTGGATTTTGGGAGTCTACTTTGAGCCCCAGTATTCCTTTGCCAGGAGGATCCTTACCAAAGTTATTGCCATGACATCTACTATTGATGACATTTATGATGTGTATGGCACACTTGAAGAACTTGATCTCTTTACTAGAGCAATTGAGAG ATGGGATATCTCAGCCATGGATGAACTGCCAGAGTATATGAAAGTCGCTTACGAGGCACTCTTAGATGTCTATGCTGAAGCAGAACAGGAgcttgcaagtgagggagaaTCATATCATATCGATTACGCAAAAGAAGCG ATGAAGAGACTAGTTAGGGCATACCATGCTGAAGCCAAATGGTTTCACAAGAACTACACACCATCAATGGATGAATACATGGAAGTAGCCCTTATCACTTCAGCTTACTCAATGCTAGCGACCACAGCCTTTGTTGGAATGGGAGACATTGTTACAAAAGAGTCCTTCGAGTGGATCTTCAGTGACCCTAAGATTGTAAAGGCTTCAGCAGTAGTTTGCAGACTCATGGATGACATTGTATCCCACAAG TTTGAACAAAAGAGAGGACATGTTGCCTCGGCTGTGGAATGTTACATGATGCAATATGGCGCAACAGAAGAAGACACCATAGTGGAATTCCGTAAACAAGTGAGTGATGCATGGAAGGACATAAATGAAGAGTGCCTCCGCCCTACCCCTCTCGACATGCcccttttgatgcgagttcttaATCTCACACGCGTGATAGATGTAGTATACAAGTCTGAAGATGGCTACACTCATGCTGGAACCGTACTCAAAGATTTTGTAGCTTCTCTACTAATTGATCCTGTGACTGTGTAA
- the LOC126787978 gene encoding protein LHCP TRANSLOCATION DEFECT isoform X2, whose protein sequence is MASISCTGAPTHSCFTFNSFSSSASAVKLNTQFLGTRKRLGLVRPLGLGPSNGSRAKCWFKFGKNGIDAEGAGIYGSQSRDDFDKDDVEQYFNYMGMLAVEGTYDKMNALLSQNIHPVDILLLMAASEGDMPKIEELLRAGASYSVKDADGRTALDRAASDEIRNFILGFSVQKA, encoded by the exons ATGGCTTCCATTTCATGTACTGGTGCTCCTACTCACTCATGCTTCACCTTCAACTCCTTCAGTTCTTCAGCTTCTGCAGTCAAACTCAACACCCAGTTTCTGGGTACCCGGAAAAGACTGGGTTTGGTCAGACCCTTGGGCCTGGGACCCTCCAATGGCTCCAGAGCCAAGTGCTGGTTCAAGTTCGGTAAAAACGGTATTGATGCTGAGGGTGCTGGAATCTACGGAAGCCAATCGCGTGATGATTTTGATAAAGATGATGTTGAGCAG TATTTCAACTACATGGGAATGCTTGCTGTTGAGGGTACGTATGATAAGATGAATGCTCTTTTAAGCCAAAATATCCACCCAGTAGATATTCTATTGTTGATGGCTGCCTCAGAAGGTGACATGCCGAAAATTGAAGAACTTTTAAGAGCCGGAGCTAGTTACTCTGTCAAAGACGCTGATGGGCGGACAGCGCTGGATAGGGCTGCAAGTGATGAAATTAGAAACTTCATTCTTGGTTTTTCAGTGCAGAAGGCATGA
- the LOC126788203 gene encoding peptidyl-prolyl cis-trans isomerase FKBP12 — protein sequence MGVEKQVLKAGTGPKPVAGQNVTVHCTGYGKNGDLNVKFWSTKDPGQQPFTFRIGQGSVIKGWDEGVLGMQVGEVARLRCSPDYAYGASGFPAWGIQPNSVLDFEIEVLRLE from the coding sequence ATGGGAGTGGAGAAGCAAGTTCTGAAGGCTGGAACAGGTCCCAAACCGGTGGCAGGGCAGAATGTGACGGTTCATTGTACGGGTTATGGAAAAAATGGTGATTTAAATGTGAAGTTTTGGAGCACTAAGGACCCGGGGCAGCAGCCTTTCACCTTCAGAATTGGGCAAGGCTCTGTTATAAAGGGGTGGGACGAAGGAGTCCTTGGAATGCAAGTGGGAGAAGTTGCACGATTGCGGTGCTCTCCGGATTATGCTTATGGAGCTAGTGGATTTCCTGCTTGGGGGATACAACCTAATTCAGTTTTGGATTTTGAGATTGAGGTACTAAGATTGGAGTGA
- the LOC126787978 gene encoding peptidyl-prolyl cis-trans isomerase FKBP12 isoform X1: protein MASISCTGAPTHSCFTFNSFSSSASAVKLNTQFLGTRKRLGLVRPLGLGPSNGSRAKCWFKFGKNGIDAEGAGIYGSQSRDDFDKDDVEQMGVAKRVLRAGTGPKPVAGQKVTVHCTGYGKYGDLNQKFWSTKDLGQQPFTFKIGQGSVIKGWDEGVLGMQVGEIARLWCSPDYAYGASGFPAWGIQPNSVLVFEIELVGVGILANLYDMLSNLLRLGNIQL from the exons ATGGCTTCCATTTCATGTACTGGTGCTCCTACTCACTCATGCTTCACCTTCAACTCCTTCAGTTCTTCAGCTTCTGCAGTCAAACTCAACACCCAGTTTCTGGGTACCCGGAAAAGACTGGGTTTGGTCAGACCCTTGGGCCTGGGACCCTCCAATGGCTCCAGAGCCAAGTGCTGGTTCAAGTTCGGTAAAAACGGTATTGATGCTGAGGGTGCTGGAATCTACGGAAGCCAATCGCGTGATGATTTTGATAAAGATGATGTTGAGCAG ATGGGAGTGGCGAAGCGAGTTCTGAGGGCAGGAACTGGTCCCAAACCAGTAGCAGGTCAGAAGGTCACCGTTCATTGCACCGGTTATGGAAAATATGGTGATTTGAATCAGAAGTTTTGGAGCACCAAGGACCTGGGGCAGCAGCCTTTCACTTTCAAAATTGGGCAAGGTTCTGTCATAAAAGGATGGGATGAAGGTGTCCTTGGAATGCAAGTTGGAGAAATTGCGCGTCTATGGTGCTCTCCTGATTATGCATATGGAGCTAGTGGATTTCCGGCCTGGGGCATACAACCTaattctgttttggtttttgagATTGAACTAGTAGGAGTTGGTATATTAGCAAATCTATATGATATGCTAAGTAATTTGCTTCGCCTCGGGAATATACAACTCTGA
- the LOC126788012 gene encoding uncharacterized protein LOC126788012 — protein sequence MVQKLQAIKGGGGSIKVGATGTVSSLMTRELESTQSSKVEPPTSAASSRNKHQTAPVSIPCGVPTSKKLPRKSSDEASSSGTSTYINQRRPDIPQKPKTHMKTTSQIPMLDSHNIGVDKTPIRQKANKKGPHIVEVVDIKCGGSGRAWAGPVANRLKKLGFSKLSESVV from the coding sequence ATGGTTCAGAAGCTTCAAGCTATAAAGGGTGGCGGAGGATCTATCAAGGTAGGGGCCACAGGGACTGTCAGTTCCCTGATGACGAGAGAACTAGAGTCCACTCAGTCCAGCAAGGTTGAACCCCCAACATCTGCTGCTTCTTCCCGAAATAAGCATCAAACAGCTCCTGTTTCTATTCCATGTGGTGTTCCGACTTCAAAAAAGCTACCAAGGAAATCTTCTGATGAAGCCAGTAGCAGTGGAACCAGCACCTACATTAATCAGAGACGCCCTGACATTCCCCAGAAACCGAAAACTCATATGAAAACTACTAGTCAAATCCCAATGCTTGATTCTCATAATATTGGTGTGGATAAAACTCCTATTAGGCAGAAAGCTAACAAGAAAGGACCTCATATAGTTGAAGTTGTGGACATCAAATGTGGGGGATCGGGTAGAGCTTGGGCTGGCCCTGTAGCGAACCGGCTCAAGAAGCTGGGCTTCTCAAAGCTCTCTGAGAGCGTTGTCTAA
- the LOC126785886 gene encoding microtubule-associated protein TORTIFOLIA1-like isoform X2, whose amino-acid sequence MSFAGPRISKPTKPPNSTTTTTPPPRSSSSSLSSHLAMVELKQRILTSLSKLSDRDTHQIAVEDLEKIIHTLAADGLPMLLNCLYDASADPKPAVKKESLRLLALASASHPDSAASHLTRIVAQIVKRLKDADSGVRDACRDAIGALAAQYLKGGGGGGENVGSVVGLFVKPLFEAMGEQNKGVQSGAALCMAKIVDSASDPPVSAFHKLCPRICKLLNNPNFLAKSSLLPVVSSLSQVGAVAPQSLDSLLPSVHDCLGSPDWGTRKAAADVLIALALHSSNLVTDRAAPTVAVLESCRFDKIKPVRDSMTEALQFWKKISGGDDSPKEQKSPSQEASEGNELKVSKPGEQTEQAAKVSPNGSSPASDSVSKAKDSSIPDKAVALLKKKPPVLTDKELNPEFFQKLERGSGELPVEVVVPRRHLNSSNSNNEVEPESNAMDSKERSNNIGNSHSEDFRGSFNSKYRNIERGIASLYSKQRDNELAEERMNGKDLRMRAVDVDDRADINQRESSSSRAGFSKTDGQSDGSFSNSKGNWLAIQRQLLQLERQQSHLMSMLQDFMGGSHDTMITLENRVRGLERIVEDMARDLSISSGRRGGNFAMGFEGSNRQLGKYNGFPDYASAKFGRGGDGRIPFGERYSQTDGIVSDMRGKGPSWRPDMAEARDFSTYSGSRNGQRKAMGGGPMDGRSPKSENGSDYGGSRRAWEKGSGPLRFGEGPSARSVWQASKDEATLEAIRVAGEDNGPSRAARVAIPEMTAEAMGDDTIGQDQDPIWTSWTNAMDALQVGDMDTAYAEVLSTGDDPLLVKLMDRSGPVIDQLSNETATEVLYAVGQFLPEQNLFDVCLCWIQQLVEIVMENGPDVLGIPAEVKKEIVLNLHEASVTMDPPEDWEGAMPDQLLRQLASTWGINLQQHAK is encoded by the exons ATGAGCTTCGCCGGACCCAGAATCTCAAAACCCACAAAACCCCCaaactccaccaccaccaccaccccacCGCCGagatcctcctcttcttctctctcctcccATTTAGCCATGGTGGAGCTCAAGCAGCGCATCCTCACCTCCCTCTCCAAACTCTCCGACCGCGACACCCACCAAATCGCCGTCGAAGATCTCGAGAAGATCATCCACACCCTCGCCGCCGACGGCCTCCCCATGCTCCTCAACTGCCTCTACGACGCCTCCGCCGACCCCAAGCCCGCCGTCAAGAAAGAGTCCCTCCGCCTCCTCGCATTGGCCTCCGCATCCCACCCCGACTCCGCCGCCTCCCACCTCACCAGGATCGTCGCCCAGATCGTCAAACGCCTCAAGGACGCCGACTCCGGCGTAAGGGACGCGTGTCGCGACGCCATTGGCGCGCTGGCGGCGCAGTACCTGAAGGGCGGAGGTGGCGGGGGCGAGAATGTCGGGTCGGTGGTGGGGCTGTTTGTGAAGCCGTTGTTTGAGGCGATGGGGGAGCAGAACAAAGGGGTCCAATCCGGTGCGGCGCTGTGTATGGCTAAGATTGTGGACTCGGCTTCCGACCCTCCTGTCTCTGCTTTTCACAAGCTCTGTCCCAGGATCTGTAAGCTGCTCAACAATCCTAACTTCCTGGCCAAGTCTTCACTTCTGCCCGTGGTTTCGAGTTTGTCCCAG GTCGGAGCGGTGGCACCGCAGAGCTTGGATAGTCTGCTGCCGAGTGTTCATGACTGTCTTGGAAGTCCGGATTGGGGGACGCGTAAGGCGGCAGCGGATGTGCTGATTGCACTCGCTTTGCATTCGAGCAATTTGGTCACGGATAGAGCTGCTCCCACGGTGGCTGTGCTGGAGTCTTGCCGGTTTGACAAG ATAAAACCTGTCAGAGATAGCATGACAGAAGCATTGCAGTTTTGGAAGAAGATTTCTGGGGGAGATGACTCTCCAAAAGAGCAGAAAAGCCCATCCCAGG AGGCATCAGAAGGGAATGAACTAAAAGTTTCAAAGCCTGGTGAGCAAACAGAACAAGCAGCAAAGGTTTCACCTAATGGTTCTTCACCTGCTTCAGATTCTGTTTCTAAAGCCAAAGATAGTAGTATTCCAGATAAAGCTGTTGCCCTTCTGAAAAAGAAACCTCCTGTCTTGACTGACAAAGAACTAAACCCAGAATTCTTCCAGAAACTTGAAAGGGGTTCTGGGGAGTTGCCTGTAGAGGTGGTTGTTCCTCGTAGACATCTCAATAGTTCAAACTCGAATAATGAGGTAGAACCAGAGTCAAATGCTATGGACTCAAAGGAAAGGTCAAACAACATTGGAAACAGCCATTCAGAAGATTTTCGTGGATCTTTCAATAGTAAGTACCGTAATATTGAAAGAGGAATTGCTAGTTTGTATTCTAAACAACGAGATAATGAATTGGCAGAAGAAAGAATGAACGGGAAAGACCTGAGAATGAGAGCAGTGGATGTTGATGACAGGGCTGATATAAATCAAAGGGAGTCGTCCAGCAGTCGTGCAGGGTTCTCAAAAACTGATGGCCAATCTGATGGATCCTTTTCGAATAGCAAAGGAAATTGGTTGGCTATCCAAAGGCAGTTGTTACAGCTGGAGAGACAACAATCTCATTTGATGAGCATGCTGCAG GACTTCATGGGAGGCTCTCATGACACCATGATAACTTTGGAAAACAGGGTAAGGGGCCTTGAGAGAATAGTGGAAGACATGGCACGGgatttatcaatatcatcaggTAGGAGAGGTGGAAATTTTGCAATGGGGTTTGAGGGGTCTAATAGACAGTTAGGCAAGTATAATGGTTTCCCTGACTATGCTAGTGCCAAATTTGGAAGAGGTGGTGATGGGCGAATTCCGTTTGGGGAAAGATATTCCCAAACTGATGGAATCGTTTCAGACATGAGGGGAAAGGGCCCTTCTTGGAGACCTGACATGGCCGAGGCAAGGGATTTTTCTACATACAGTGGTTCCAGAAATGGGCAGAGGAAGGCCATGGGTGGTGGTCCCATGGATGGTAGGTCACCCAAGTCGGAAAATGGAAGTGATTATGGTGGCAGCAGGCGGGCATGGGAGAAAGGGAGTGGACCTCTGAGGTTCGGTGAGGGGCCTTCCGCAAGAAGTGTTTGGCAAGCATCAAAAGATGAAGCTACCTTAGAAGCAATTCGTGTGGCTGGAGAGGATAATGGACCATCAAGAGCAGCAAGAGTAGCTATTCCTGAAATGACAGCGGAGGCTATGGGAGATGATACTATTGGCCAAGATCAGGATCCGATCTGGACTTCTTGGACTAATGCAATGGATGCTTTACAAGTGGGTGATATGGATACAGCATATGCTGAAGTATTGTCTACAGGAGATGATCCATTGCTTGTTAAACTAATGGATAGATCAGGTCCTGTGATTGACCAACTTTCAAATGAGACGGCAACTGAGGTCTTGTATGCGGTTGGACAATTTTTGCCGGAGCAAAACTTATTTGACGTCTGCCTGTGTTGGATTCAGCAG TTGGTTGAAATAGTGATGGAAAATGGACCTGATGTCCTCGGCATTCCGGCTGAAGTAAAGAAGGAGATAGTACTGAATTTGCATGAAGCTTCTGTAACAATGGATCCACCTGAGGACTGGGAGGGTGCAATGCCTGATCAACTTTTGCGGCAGTTGGCATCCACCTGGGGAATCAATCTGCAACAACATGCCAAATAG
- the LOC126785886 gene encoding microtubule-associated protein TORTIFOLIA1-like isoform X1 translates to MSFAGPRISKPTKPPNSTTTTTPPPRSSSSSLSSHLAMVELKQRILTSLSKLSDRDTHQIAVEDLEKIIHTLAADGLPMLLNCLYDASADPKPAVKKESLRLLALASASHPDSAASHLTRIVAQIVKRLKDADSGVRDACRDAIGALAAQYLKGGGGGGENVGSVVGLFVKPLFEAMGEQNKGVQSGAALCMAKIVDSASDPPVSAFHKLCPRICKLLNNPNFLAKSSLLPVVSSLSQVGAVAPQSLDSLLPSVHDCLGSPDWGTRKAAADVLIALALHSSNLVTDRAAPTVAVLESCRFDKIKPVRDSMTEALQFWKKISGGDDSPKEQKSPSQAEASEGNELKVSKPGEQTEQAAKVSPNGSSPASDSVSKAKDSSIPDKAVALLKKKPPVLTDKELNPEFFQKLERGSGELPVEVVVPRRHLNSSNSNNEVEPESNAMDSKERSNNIGNSHSEDFRGSFNSKYRNIERGIASLYSKQRDNELAEERMNGKDLRMRAVDVDDRADINQRESSSSRAGFSKTDGQSDGSFSNSKGNWLAIQRQLLQLERQQSHLMSMLQDFMGGSHDTMITLENRVRGLERIVEDMARDLSISSGRRGGNFAMGFEGSNRQLGKYNGFPDYASAKFGRGGDGRIPFGERYSQTDGIVSDMRGKGPSWRPDMAEARDFSTYSGSRNGQRKAMGGGPMDGRSPKSENGSDYGGSRRAWEKGSGPLRFGEGPSARSVWQASKDEATLEAIRVAGEDNGPSRAARVAIPEMTAEAMGDDTIGQDQDPIWTSWTNAMDALQVGDMDTAYAEVLSTGDDPLLVKLMDRSGPVIDQLSNETATEVLYAVGQFLPEQNLFDVCLCWIQQLVEIVMENGPDVLGIPAEVKKEIVLNLHEASVTMDPPEDWEGAMPDQLLRQLASTWGINLQQHAK, encoded by the exons ATGAGCTTCGCCGGACCCAGAATCTCAAAACCCACAAAACCCCCaaactccaccaccaccaccaccccacCGCCGagatcctcctcttcttctctctcctcccATTTAGCCATGGTGGAGCTCAAGCAGCGCATCCTCACCTCCCTCTCCAAACTCTCCGACCGCGACACCCACCAAATCGCCGTCGAAGATCTCGAGAAGATCATCCACACCCTCGCCGCCGACGGCCTCCCCATGCTCCTCAACTGCCTCTACGACGCCTCCGCCGACCCCAAGCCCGCCGTCAAGAAAGAGTCCCTCCGCCTCCTCGCATTGGCCTCCGCATCCCACCCCGACTCCGCCGCCTCCCACCTCACCAGGATCGTCGCCCAGATCGTCAAACGCCTCAAGGACGCCGACTCCGGCGTAAGGGACGCGTGTCGCGACGCCATTGGCGCGCTGGCGGCGCAGTACCTGAAGGGCGGAGGTGGCGGGGGCGAGAATGTCGGGTCGGTGGTGGGGCTGTTTGTGAAGCCGTTGTTTGAGGCGATGGGGGAGCAGAACAAAGGGGTCCAATCCGGTGCGGCGCTGTGTATGGCTAAGATTGTGGACTCGGCTTCCGACCCTCCTGTCTCTGCTTTTCACAAGCTCTGTCCCAGGATCTGTAAGCTGCTCAACAATCCTAACTTCCTGGCCAAGTCTTCACTTCTGCCCGTGGTTTCGAGTTTGTCCCAG GTCGGAGCGGTGGCACCGCAGAGCTTGGATAGTCTGCTGCCGAGTGTTCATGACTGTCTTGGAAGTCCGGATTGGGGGACGCGTAAGGCGGCAGCGGATGTGCTGATTGCACTCGCTTTGCATTCGAGCAATTTGGTCACGGATAGAGCTGCTCCCACGGTGGCTGTGCTGGAGTCTTGCCGGTTTGACAAG ATAAAACCTGTCAGAGATAGCATGACAGAAGCATTGCAGTTTTGGAAGAAGATTTCTGGGGGAGATGACTCTCCAAAAGAGCAGAAAAGCCCATCCCAGG CAGAGGCATCAGAAGGGAATGAACTAAAAGTTTCAAAGCCTGGTGAGCAAACAGAACAAGCAGCAAAGGTTTCACCTAATGGTTCTTCACCTGCTTCAGATTCTGTTTCTAAAGCCAAAGATAGTAGTATTCCAGATAAAGCTGTTGCCCTTCTGAAAAAGAAACCTCCTGTCTTGACTGACAAAGAACTAAACCCAGAATTCTTCCAGAAACTTGAAAGGGGTTCTGGGGAGTTGCCTGTAGAGGTGGTTGTTCCTCGTAGACATCTCAATAGTTCAAACTCGAATAATGAGGTAGAACCAGAGTCAAATGCTATGGACTCAAAGGAAAGGTCAAACAACATTGGAAACAGCCATTCAGAAGATTTTCGTGGATCTTTCAATAGTAAGTACCGTAATATTGAAAGAGGAATTGCTAGTTTGTATTCTAAACAACGAGATAATGAATTGGCAGAAGAAAGAATGAACGGGAAAGACCTGAGAATGAGAGCAGTGGATGTTGATGACAGGGCTGATATAAATCAAAGGGAGTCGTCCAGCAGTCGTGCAGGGTTCTCAAAAACTGATGGCCAATCTGATGGATCCTTTTCGAATAGCAAAGGAAATTGGTTGGCTATCCAAAGGCAGTTGTTACAGCTGGAGAGACAACAATCTCATTTGATGAGCATGCTGCAG GACTTCATGGGAGGCTCTCATGACACCATGATAACTTTGGAAAACAGGGTAAGGGGCCTTGAGAGAATAGTGGAAGACATGGCACGGgatttatcaatatcatcaggTAGGAGAGGTGGAAATTTTGCAATGGGGTTTGAGGGGTCTAATAGACAGTTAGGCAAGTATAATGGTTTCCCTGACTATGCTAGTGCCAAATTTGGAAGAGGTGGTGATGGGCGAATTCCGTTTGGGGAAAGATATTCCCAAACTGATGGAATCGTTTCAGACATGAGGGGAAAGGGCCCTTCTTGGAGACCTGACATGGCCGAGGCAAGGGATTTTTCTACATACAGTGGTTCCAGAAATGGGCAGAGGAAGGCCATGGGTGGTGGTCCCATGGATGGTAGGTCACCCAAGTCGGAAAATGGAAGTGATTATGGTGGCAGCAGGCGGGCATGGGAGAAAGGGAGTGGACCTCTGAGGTTCGGTGAGGGGCCTTCCGCAAGAAGTGTTTGGCAAGCATCAAAAGATGAAGCTACCTTAGAAGCAATTCGTGTGGCTGGAGAGGATAATGGACCATCAAGAGCAGCAAGAGTAGCTATTCCTGAAATGACAGCGGAGGCTATGGGAGATGATACTATTGGCCAAGATCAGGATCCGATCTGGACTTCTTGGACTAATGCAATGGATGCTTTACAAGTGGGTGATATGGATACAGCATATGCTGAAGTATTGTCTACAGGAGATGATCCATTGCTTGTTAAACTAATGGATAGATCAGGTCCTGTGATTGACCAACTTTCAAATGAGACGGCAACTGAGGTCTTGTATGCGGTTGGACAATTTTTGCCGGAGCAAAACTTATTTGACGTCTGCCTGTGTTGGATTCAGCAG TTGGTTGAAATAGTGATGGAAAATGGACCTGATGTCCTCGGCATTCCGGCTGAAGTAAAGAAGGAGATAGTACTGAATTTGCATGAAGCTTCTGTAACAATGGATCCACCTGAGGACTGGGAGGGTGCAATGCCTGATCAACTTTTGCGGCAGTTGGCATCCACCTGGGGAATCAATCTGCAACAACATGCCAAATAG